GTGAATCCTCCCCATGCTCAGACTTCTTATCGCTGTCTGCCTCTGGGTCCACTGTGTGCACCTGGCATCCTGGGCCCTCCTAGAGGCTTTGTCCTCATTAACCATTAACCTTTCTTGCAGGGAAATGATTTTGCCATTACCAGAAATTCCCCACTGAGCCTTCAGGCAAATGCTCCTGCTGGTagccacacagacagaaggaagacgTTTGTGCCTTATGATTTCAAATATTCACATATGTTCTGATGCTTCACAGGTCTTCCTCCCTTTatcaatgttattattattattactactattattattttattattattgttatgtgcgtgtgtatgtatgtgtgtgtgcgcacgtgtgtgtgtgtgtgcgtgcgtgttcgTGAGTTAACCTCGGTTatcttcctctgtccttctccaccttattttcccgaggcaaggtctctcactggaaccCGGAACTCCTCAGTTCCGCCAGACTGACCTGCTAgcaaccccagggatcctcctgtccgtAATTAACTGTGTGCTCCCAggcctggcttttatgtgtggtttctggggactgaacccacgCCCttgggcttgtgtggcaagcacattaccaactgagccatgcctccagcCCAGCTTTTTTCAGTTTTGGAAATCTCCCTAATAGGATACATAGTTTGACTGCTTTCCCACCAATCCTGCTCCCCCACAACCCCTTACaaattctttgtgttgtttatgAAGTCGTTGTAGGGGATGAATGCTTTTGATAGGGACTTAGAAATAAAAGTGTTCACTTGCTCAGTTTATATAGAAAGATGCAGAAGGGATTGCTGACCTCAGTTAACAGCAGCCAGTGGGGCCAACACCAGCACCACTGAAAACAGGGACTGCAGGAGAAGGCTGGGTGCCTGTGCTGTATTGGAAACCACCCTCTGCCCTCAGGCACTCTTCGGTCAATCTCCAGTGTGGACTTGCTTCAGAACTGCTTCTCAGCTGAGTGGGTTGTCCTTGTCTGGGacccctgcactcaggaagcagaggcaggagaatcagaagttcgaggccagacagggctacatgaggccctatcataaaaacaaacaaacaaaaaaaaagtttttttttttttcaaaatttcacacagcatttctttttcctttttcctttccagtgaTAAACAGCAGTCTATACCTGGCTCGCGTCAGTGAGGTGATACTGACCTATCTGTACGTCAGAGCCAGCAGGCATGTGGTCAGGCGAGCAGTTGAAAGGCCTGGGAGTCAGGCCAAGTCACGTCTGtagctgtgtgtatgtgaactGCGTAGTGGAAAGAGTCCAGATCAGAACGCTCAGagctgaattctggtcctcttgGTGGAGTTGCCGTAGCCCGAAGGCTCTTGCTTGGAAGGATGCGTTTCTCTGTCATGCGGACTCTCTCTCAcctttgtttttgtcctgttggGAGGACAGCGGTTTTCTGggctcctcttttctttctgatatttGTAGGTTGGCTTAAATGACTCCTGAGTCCACCTAGAAAAAGTTCAAAGCTCAGAGATGTGAGCTGTGTAGTCTCTGGCTGGCTGTGGCGCTCACACTGTGTCTTAGTTGAATGAGTCCCTTTGAGGGTTTGCTGTTTAAACTCTTGTGTGTCGCGTAAAACCAGGAGTGTTTGCCCCTGTCTCAAGGCCCTGGAAGGTCACAGCCCTCGCAAGCATCCTCTGCAGTTCCGACTGGAGCTGGCACAAGGCTCTGCTAAGATGGAAGTGTCCGAGTAGCAACTGTCGGCCTGCATGCGCTAATGTCTGTGTGCTGCTGGGTGTTGTAGTGGCAAGAGCTGCGCAGATGCAACCACTCAAAATGTTTCTCTCCATAAAGAAGAAGAGAACCCATTAGAGAAATGGGGAGACGGTTTAAAGCTTTGCAGGATTCTCCATTTTCCCCTAAAGGATTATGAGCTATAGTTATATGTAACATGTACCATACCACGAGGATTAGTCTTTAACACAGGGGTTTTCAATCTGTGGGTGTGACCTCTCAGGGTcgaaagaccctttcacagagatGTACTAAAGCCATAAGAAAATGCAGAAATgtatattacaattcatagcaaagttacagttgtgaagtatagcaaaaaaataatttatggctggggtcagcacagcatgaggagcggtattaaagggttgcagcattgggaaggctgagaaccgctgctctaacTTATTGGGTTGTAACTGCAGGTTGTATTTTGAAGTGAGTCATTCACGGgtctagggatgtagctcagttggtaggagGTTTGCCTGGCatttgtgaagccctgggttccatgccaGCACCTCATAAACCCGCTCCTGGTAGCTTGTGTTTGTATTCAcaacactcaagaggtggaggcaagcccctggtggtggcacacgcctttaatcccagcactctggaggcagaggcaggtggatctctgtgtgttcaaggccaacctggtctacaaaaggaattccaagacagccaggactgttacacaaagaaaccctttctgggtggggggggggggaaggtggaggcaggatgattaGAAGTTAGTTACAGGTTCTTTATGGCAACTTGGGGAGcttaaagccagcctgagctacatagactGGTTCTTGAAACGTAAATAAGTTAACGTCATTCACAGCGTTCTTTGTTGATGAGTGTTGATGTAAGATTTATGTgttagttcagtggttctcagccttcctaagtctgcgaccctttaatacagttcgtTACATTGTgttgaccccaatcataaaatcatCTTGTtgcttcatagctgtaattttgttaACGTTATGAATGGcagtgcaaatatctgatatacatgGAAGCTGATGTGCAACCCTGTGGGGGTctcgacccataggttgagaacacTGATGTTAGGCCCCCCATAAAGGCTAGAGGTGAGGATACAACAATAATAAACTCAGGTGTGAAAGGGAGCGAGGCCTTTCCCTACCCGGAACTAACAGAAGAGAGGGCGCCTGCTTTGGGGTTTGGTTCTCCTAGGCTGATGATAGCCTGGGTAGCCGGCAGCTCACGTGAGCTTGGGCGAAGTGAGCTTGCCGAGAAGGGCTCCGGCTCCGGGAGCAGTGCAGGAAGCCCATGTTGATCTCCTTTGGGACCCGACTTTGCAGGAGCTGCGGTCCCGGGAGGAGGAGCTGAGTCGAGCCGCCCTGCAGCAGaaatcccaggagctggagctCAGACGCCGGGAGCAGCAGCTCGCAGAGCGTGAGATCGACGTGCTGGAGCGAGAGCTGAACGTCCTCATCTTCCAGCTGAGCCAGGAGGCCCCGCAcgtgaagaagagaaaggggaggttcAGGAGAGGCCGGCTGAGGCTCAAAGACGGCCACCGCATCAGCCTGCCTTCAGGTTTGTGCCGTCAGGACTAGGGAAAGCCTAGGAggttaaaatttgaaaatgtgaatGAGTGATTTTATGAATGAATGAGCGAATGTGCAGATGCCTGCCGACCATGGTGCTGACACGCTGCTGTAGGGAGTTTCGTGGCTGACATCCGAAATAGATGTTGGGTGCTCTTGTTGCACCTGAAGTTTGGGCTCTCGTCACAGAGTGCTAGGGATGGGCAGATGGGGTGGTGGTTAGTACCGACTGCCAATGTGACAGCCTCTATCCTCACCTAAGTGACAAGACCCTGGGCACGTCTGTAGAAGAATTTCTCTATTAACTGGGAGACACACCTTAATTGTGGGTGACTGTTGTGTGGCCTAGGGTCCCAGACTGAGTAAAAAGGAGAAGGGAACTGAAAACTCAGAACTCACAGCTCCTCTTCTGTCACAAGCGCCGTGTCCTGGGTTTGCTGCTGTCATTAATGTTGATGATTCCTAAACTTGGGGCAGGGAAGCGACTAACGGGACTCAGATGGAACCCATTCAACATTAGAAGAAAGTGTGAGCTCTTTGCAGCTGACCCCACTCTTCAATGACAGGAAGTTGGAACAGCACCCCCTCATGTCTGTGGGCAGCCGTTGCTCAGCTGATAACTTGAGTTTATTCAATTATTAATATAATTGGCTGTTTTTTTGCCAGATTCCCAGAAAGTCCTGGATTTGGAATTTTcccttctaaaaataaaaaggacatttCAGTGACACATTTATTTGCTTGCCTGAGCCTCATAAAAGATTTCAGTCAAAGAGCATTTACTTGCTGTAAGGACTTCAGTCTCGAAGGATTTAGCATGCAGCAGCTTTTTCTGACCACAGGATGGAGCCAAATATCGTAATTCTGGCATAGGATTGGGAAAGGCCTATATTTGGAgcctcctcctgtgtgtgtgtgtgtgtgtgtgtgtgtgtgtgtgtgtatgtgtcttatgGAAGAGACAATCACACCCTGGGTTCTAGATTTAGCCAACTTGATTTGGATGCTTGTTCTACCACTTTCTAGCCCTGTTCCCCAGGCCTTACAGCATTAGCAGAAATGAAATTACAGAGCCTGAAGTTTCTGTAGTAAAATGTCCTGACAGAGGCAGCGTTAAGACTCACATTGCCGTCCATCATTGTagggaacccaaggcaggaactAGAAGCTGCCGGCCATATCCgcagtcaagaacagagagcaatgaatgcacGCCTCCTTGAGCCTAACAGAATAATGTGTCATTACCTGTTGACTTGAGTCTTTGAGACGTGGCACAGGGCCATGCTGAGGAACGGGCTCAGACATTAGCCAATCTGCCCGAGGGAGATGCTGTCTGATGACACTGTAGCTTGTGACAGTGCAGTCCTGAAAAGCtgcttttttctctctcagaTTTCCAGCACAAGATCACAGTGCAGGCCTCCCCAACCCTGGACAAGCGCCGGAGCTCAGACAGCCGACTCTGCAGCCCGCCCAGCAGCCCCCTGATGCTGCCCCGCCTCCGAGCTATCCAGCGTGAgtgtttgcttctctctgcatcagTGGTCACACTGAGGGGGCATGCTCTGACAGCAGCACCAGCGGAGAAGTAGATGGAAACAGGTGGCCCTGGAGATTTGGATATAAAAGTCGACCTTGGGGCCGAGTGCAGGGGCGCACTgctgtaatcctagtgcttgggaggtggaaggaagaaaaccaaggATAGCCTTAGCTATCTAAttagtgcaaggccagcctgggcagcaggAGACCCTCCCCCcactgaaggaaaggaaaacatgaaacaaaataacagacaCAAAGAAGTTGATCTTGGCTTCTAGGCTAGTTTCTCTTGCTCTTGTGACGTGGTGTCAGTGCAGCGGGGGCCGAGAGCTAGGACTCCAGGTCCTCTCAAAGTCACTGGCCCACCAGACAGCATCCCTGTCTTCTGCTGAAGTGGCTGGCATgatgctcagtggtagagcacttgcttaggcGCAGGGGGACCCAGCTCTAACCCCATAGCAACATAGTAAAGAACTTGAGCATTCCTCAAGTACTCACAATGTAAAGAAGATACTTTGTTTCCCTGTTTATAGAAGGCAAATGGCTGGATGAAAGTTAGATGTCTGTCTTTACAGACTTCAcctccatgtacacacatggcTAACCTCACAGGTcctaaaaacttttattttacatttattatagaccaggcttgctttgaactcacagaaatccacctgcctctgcctccttgcgtgctgggattaaaggtgtgcaccacaacacaCAAAGTCACACGGTTTTAAAGAGTAATGTATGGtttgtaattaaaaaagaaatatttcctctctctctctctctctgtgtgtgtacagtgtgtgtgtgtgcaatgtgtgtctgtgtgtgtgttcgagTGTCTGCACGCATGTGCCACGGAGAGTGTATGCAGGCgggaggccagcctcagctgtgGGTCCTCATCTATTGCCCTCTTTGACACAGGTTCCCACACTAGCTGGTGACCTTCTGCGGATCCCAGTCTCTAAACTTTCCGCGCATTGTCTTTTCCTAATCTTCTtgctgctattttcttttttcacgAACACAAAGAGTATTTTTCCAAGGTGGGTGAATGAGCTGTTCTCACTGCTGTGCCAGGCACCTGGCTGAATTCTTAAATGCTTTAGTCAAATGGTATGTGACAGTGGATTGTCCATGCAGTGACTTCGGATGAGAGCCATAAAACCTGGGGAAGGAATGCGGTCTTCCGACAAGAAGACTTCGAAGATGCGAAAAGGAATTTCAAGAAAAAAGGATGTACGTGGGGACCAAGCTCCATTCAAGGGAAAGAAAGACCAGAGGGCCGAGAccggtatgtgtgtgtgtgtgtgtgcgtgtgtgtgtgtagaggggctTGTGGCACACCCTGGGGTAGTAGCGCTGTTGTGCATGGCAGTGCTAatacctctgcctcttgggaaGTGATTAGATTTGCAGAGACATCTGGATAGTAACTTAGTGCTCTGTGGTGTGTTGAACTGACTGTATGCAATGATTGTTACTTCAATGAATAATTTGACAtctttatgtattatttcatGATGAGGGTGGAAAGATTGCTCAGTCCtgcagaagacccgagtttgattcccagcaccaacttgATCTCTCACAACCAGccctaactctagttccaggggatccattgcTCTCTTCTGACCACTGTGGGAACCAAACATGCATATGGCTTGCATGCATATGTTTGggcaaaatattcaaacatataaacaaacaaacaaatctaaaatattttttaaagttatatttgtaCCTCGTTAGATCTTCAGAACTCAAAAGCACAAAGGCACTGTCTTTGCAGCTCTAAGAAGATTGCTGCCGGGCTAGACGTTCCATGGTAAAGTACTATCTAGCAAGTCTGAGGACGCGAGCTCAGCTCCAGCACACACGTAAAGCCgcaggcatggcatctgcctgtaaTCTTAGACCCACAAGAGGAAGAGACTGCAGATCTCTTGCTATGCTAGCCAGAATGGgcgagagactctgcctcaatatGATAAAAAGAGCAATCGAGGAAGACTTGCAATATCCACTTCTGCCCTTTAGATGCAGGTGCACACAGGtgcagcagaacacacacacaaacacacatacacgcaccacacacaagcaaccatgtgtatgtgcacatacacatacacatcacacatacataccaaaAAAAGAGATTGCATTTGAGGGCCTTGCAGTTCCGCTATGTGAACACAAACGTTTCTCTTGTAGGGTCAGGCCTCTGTCAGATGGCAACAGTCCTTGGTCGTCTCTTTTAATAAAAAGTCAGAAAACCACACCATTGGCTTCATTGTTTGTGGACCAGCCAGGTAACCGCGTCTCAGGAAGCAGGGTGTGTTGGGGTGTTTGCTCTGGGGAAGAGGGGGGGGGCTCTGGATCATCTCATGTGGCTCTTAAGGTGGTTGGAGGAGTGATAACAGGTTCTTTAGAGCTTGACTTGAGTCTAGAGATTGTTTTGCATCCAGACTTCAAGGCGCTAAGGAAATGGGCTCCACATGTTTGGGGAGATGAAGATCATAGCTTCTTATCTTACCAGAAAACCAGTGTCCCACTTAGCCATATGGCCCAGGTGAGTTTAGCGTAGTCTAGTTGGCCCGACTAAGGGTGAGCTGGGTCTGTATTCAGTAAATTGAGTTCAAGAGGTAAAACCACTGAAACCTTCAAGGATGGTTGGTAGTAAAAAGAGCTGGTCTTTTATACACACGTGTTTACGTGTTTCATGCCGTGAGAAAATCTAGAGGTGTGTGCCTTGAGTGTGTGCTGGGCGCTGTGCCCACCACCTGAGGGATCCTTTTAATAAGCAAGCGTTCTTCCACCGAAAGACTTCTGCATGCTTTGGTTTAGTGTGGTGgaggggtgtgtgcgtgtgcatttaTCTTACGCTTCTGTCGTATATTGTGATTCTTCTGTTTATATCTTGATGCTTCGTGGATTCTGGTGTGTTTGTACACAGTTTAAATGGTGGTGTTTGCTATGCAACAGTTCTGTAATGTTTACGTTTGTACCTTTGTTTAGGATCTTGTGAAGAACTGAAACTTGCCCCTGATGGATTAGAACATAGAAAACCAAAGCAATTGAAGTTCCCTGGCCAGGCCTATGTTGGTCTACCTCTTTGCAAAGACAGCCAGAGAGTGCACCCAGTAGAGGCTGAGAGTCAGGAGGAGGGACCCTCCAAAGGCTCCCCAGTGAACCATGTGGGTGCACCCCtgctgaggaagaaaacagaatctgctctgtgtgagtgtggaggGCTGCTGGCATCACTGGCTTTGGGAGTGGATGTCAGGAAACTACACGGAGCCCAGGCCCTCAAAAAAACATtacctaaagaggaaaagaagcaagAGGGCACCCTTCCATGGGTCTCCAGGTGCCAAGCAAGTACCAGACAACTGACTGCAGGCAGGGCACCCAATGATGACCCCTCTGTCCTGCCGCCAAGTGCCTCAAACCTTTCCTCGAAGACTCTCTCCACAAAGTGTTTGCTGCAGACTGATGAGGAGGCGCTATCTTTGGGAAGCAGTCGGATCTCTTGTGGTCCCATGATGCTCACTCCAGATCCCTGTTCTACCACCCCAGAAAGCAGCTGTGAACTCATCCCTGAACGAGGACTTAAGAATGATTGTGGTGTGTTGAGAAGCATGTCACCTGCCCTTCTGGAGCAGATAGGGGGAAACCTGCCACCCTGTGCCACTGCAGGAGATAAGGGACGCCATCATGCGTGGATAGGATGCAAAGAAACTCCTCTCCGACCTCAAAGTAGGTGGCAGCAGTTGGGCAACCGTGCAGATGGCGTTATAGAGGGGAGAggagtgttttcctttttctaatgATTTCAATTAATAATATTGTTCAAATGGATCTTGAGTGCTATTCTTCATTGTTATAACTTTAATATCACTGGAATTTAGATTCTGGGAAGAGGCTTGATTGGGACCTATCAACTTCAGATTATCAGGTCGTGTAAGTACAAAACATGTGACGAATGACAGACCAAACTCTGGGGGCAGAGATGGGTCCTTAGGTCCAAATTCCAGCAAGTAGACAGTGGAAGAGCTGACCACGGTCCCGAACCACAGCCATCTAACCCTAGCCCTAAACCACTCACCCCAACTCTAAACACTTGACTGTAGCCTTCAACACTAATCCTAACTACTAACctctaattttaaacattaatccTAACCCTAGCCACTAAACCCGAACTCCAAACCCTCTTCCTAACCCTCTAACCCAAATGCTAACCGTGACTCAGTCACACGCTGTGGTTGTGTTGGGACCGAGGACCTTGTCACCTCTGCGTGATTGGCTGCTGGTGTGTAACAACGCTGCAGCAGGGAGAGGCTTAAACACTAGAGCCCCTTTCCCACTGTGCCGAAGGTGCGGGCAGGGATGGGTGTTCTTTAGGCCTCTCCCCTGGGTTTGTTAACCCCTTCTTCCTGTGTCCTGACGTGGTGGTTCTTCTGGGTGTGTCTCGATCTTATTAGGGCCCACAGTCAAACTACACTGGGGCCTGTCCCTGTGAACTTGTTTTAGCTTAGCCACCTGTGAGGATCCCCCgcccctggggctggggagatggctcagtgagtaaaatgtTTGCTCTGCATGGAACAGACCCTgaattcaacccccagaacccacatcaaaagcCTGGGCGTGGTgtgcagacctgtaatcccagggagagacaggcagatatgcCTGAGGTTTGCTGGCCAACCAGGCTAGCCAAGTCGGCAAATCCCAGGTTGGTGAGAGACCGTCTCTGAAAATAGGTGGGCGTGTCTGGAGTTGACTTTGTGTGtctatggtgtgtgcatgtgcacacacatatgtgtgagcgtatgtgtgcatgcatgcgtggcACACACACAGGTCATGGTGATGTCGCAGTTAACTGTGTAGAGGTTTGTGTTCAGGTTCCCTGTCTGTGGCCTTGGGTACATCACTAAACATGCTTGTCTACTAATAACCTGACGTCACCTCTCCTGTGGGCAGGAGCGTGGTAGAGACAAGTGTGTAGGCACTGCTGTGATTAGTTACATTAACGCCATACAGGTATCCCCTGAGACTCTGCCTATGGAGAAGCTATATGACCtgaacatggtggctcatgcctgacGTCCTAGCTACGGGGGAGAAGGGGTGAAAAGGCTGGAGGAATGGAGGAATGCTCAGAGTGAAATTGCTCTCTCTGTTCTAACGGCATGTTTTCACTAAGCCAAGCGCAACCCAGTGGCTGTGTAATTGCCGTGTTGAAACTCTAGGCAACGCCACCATCGAGCAGAATAGCCATCATCTTTCCCTTCACCCGTGACTTCAGGGTCTGCCTTCTCACATCGTCTGTCCTTCTTCACCCACAGGTGCCCCTGGAGATTCGGGACTACCACACTCTGCCTCGCCTGGTCCTCAGAGCGAGCTGGCAAGCCAGGGCTCTCCTGGGCAACCCCAAGGTGTGCTGGCCAAGCATCAGGCACGTCCTGCCCCGCCACATAATCCACATACTGCTTCACTGAGGACAACGTCCCCACCTGCCTGGGCCAGTGACATGGAGCGTGCAGTGCCAGGCCTTGCCTGTCTCCTCAGTGCCCAGGAGAGGAGCAGATGCAAGGCACCTTCCTTGCTGGATGCCAATGTGGAGGGCCAGAGCAGGGACTGTACTGTGCCCCTGTGTAGAGTGAAGAGCGTGGCATGCCCACCGCCCATCTATGCCTTGGAGAAAGACTTTCTGACCTAGTACCTTTGCCCTCCCAGCATTCCCCATTTGAGGTGGACACAGAGAAGAggcactgtgtgctgtgtgtcacACTTGTGGCCCATGGTGCTAGTGCTGGACCCCGACTCCGAGGTGCACCAGTGGCTGCTGTTGGCTGTCCACTGGATGTTAGTTAACCCAGTGCCTTGACATACACAGAGGTTCAGTCAGCTGAGGCGAGGTCACTGTGGCCAGCTTCTGTGCTTCATTCTCACCCACGTTCTGCCCACAGCCACAAGGCTGTACAACAGTGACCAACCCTCTTCGCCTCTTTCCTTCgtccttttcctcattttcttctccttttgggtttttgtttccaCTGTCGATTTCTTTGTTTTGCACAACAAAAAGCCAGAAATAGCCGTTTCGTGTCTTGTCAATAAAAGTGCGATGCTAAAAAGTAAAGCTGTTTATTTATAGAGGGGAAAAATGGTTCTCCATGGATTGGAGTTAATTCGGAGTCCTATGTAAACTACCCAGAGAAAATAGTAGCCTTGTGATGTGGAATACGCCCAGTTGACTCCTGAATTACACAGGACATCCTCATCATGGTTTTACTGAAGGGAACTTAATAAAAGTTTTCCTGAGgctttgagagatggctcaacagttaagcaTGCATAGAGCTCTTTTtggaggacccaaattcagtccCCAGTGTCCAGTgtccatgtcaggtggctcacagctgcctgtgacttcatttccagggcatccagtgccctctcctggcttccacaggcacctgcatgcacatgcacacacacacacacacacacacacacaattaaaagtcaaaatactttttaaaggttttattgaaTATAACTATATTGCTACTTTTGCGTCATGTGACCAAATCCCTTAAAATGACATAAAGGGAGGAATTATTTATCTTGCTCACGGTTTCAGAGGGATCAGTGCAACTTTGAGGAGGAcctgtcaggtggctcacacagtggacaggaagcagagaaaggggggTAAAGGAAGAGACCAGGGCAAGATGGAGCCAAAGACACACCCTCACTGAACTTCTTCCCCCGTTTCTATAACTTCCCAAATAGCAGCGCTGTCGGGGGACCAGATGTGAGCCCACGGAGGACGGTTCACATCCAGACTTTAGCAGTAATTGCCACGCATCATTTGAGACCAGGCTTTACTATGTGGCCGCCGTTATCACATTCTGTGCCCTGCACAGGACTGCTTAGTAGGTTTCGCTGCAGAAATGTCTCTTCCTCCATTAGGAGCCAGAGGTGGGAAATTTCTTCATGCTGTAGTAGtccttaaaaagcaaaagatCTGTGGCTAGCTGTGTTTGAAGAGCCTATGTGCTATGGACATATGTGTCGAAACAAACAATCCGTGGCTAGCTGTGTTTGAAGAGCCTATGTGCTATGGACATACGTGTcgtgtaattttatttttctccgaGCCTGCAGTTTTCCCAACACTGCCAGCACAGGAGATGGCAGGACTGGGGGATTTCTGCCCCGAGCCATTTCACATTTCATTTAACTCTGAGTAAACTCAAGCATCTGTGGGGGTAAACAGGCATGGCAGAAAGACACCGGGGACTTCTGGAAGCACTTATAAAATGTGTCTTCGGATAGCGGATGGGAGTGGAGACAGCGTCACGTTATTTATGAACTTTCAGTTTCACGGACAGAGCGCTGCATGTTAAGACTGGGTGACTCTTCAGGAGCTTGGTGTGTTTGCCTGGGTCCTGTGACTAATATAATCCTCTTCTGTCACCAGAACCTTGCAAGACAgagagtaaatatttaaaatgtgacaCTCGGTAGGaaatgaaattaccaaataaCCCTTGGTGTTTTATTTAAAGCTCTATCTTGGTTTCTCAAATAATGGTAGACATTGGAAGGGAATGAAATCAGATTCATGGCATCTGAGGCACCTACAGGTTTGTCAGCAGGTGACCTGCGGGGAGGATTGCATTGCTGGCCCTCCGCAGAAGGTTTCAGGTGCTTGGGGCAAAATCTCAGGCTTTCACCAGACCGGCTG
This is a stretch of genomic DNA from Arvicola amphibius chromosome 15, mArvAmp1.2, whole genome shotgun sequence. It encodes these proteins:
- the Map3k21 gene encoding mitogen-activated protein kinase kinase kinase 21 isoform X2, which produces MALPGAEGTADTPRSPTRSDSGCSSSGMWAALYDYDARGEDELSLRRGQLVEVLSQDASVSGDEGWWAGQVQRRLGIFPASYVAPCGQVPPPASPPPRPCSPVHVDFELLELKELIGAGGFGQVYRATWQGQEVAVKAARRDPEQDAAAAAESVRREARLFAMLRHPNIIQLRGVCLRQPHLCLVLEFARGGALNRALAAAAPDPRAPGPRRALRIPPHVLVNWAVQIARGMLYLHEEAVVPILHRDLKSSNILLLEKIEHDDICNKTLKITDFGLAREWHRTTKMSAAGTYAWMAPEVIRSSLFSKGSDIWSYGVLLWELLTGEVPYRGIDGLAVAYGVAVNKLTLPIPSTCPEPFAKLMKECWEQDPHIRPSFALILQQLTEIEGALATEMPQESFHSMQEDWKLEIQQMFDELRTKEKELRSREEELSRAALQQKSQELELRRREQQLAEREIDVLERELNVLIFQLSQEAPHVKKRKGRFRRGRLRLKDGHRISLPSDFQHKITVQASPTLDKRRSSDSRLCSPPSSPLMLPRLRAIQLTSDESHKTWGRNAVFRQEDFEDAKRNFKKKGCTWGPSSIQGKERPEGRDRVRPLSDGNSPWSSLLIKSQKTTPLASLFVDQPGSCEELKLAPDGLEHRKPKQLKFPGQAYVGLPLCKDSQRVHPVEAESQEEGPSKGSPVNHVGAPLLRKKTESALCECGGLLASLALGVDVRKLHGAQALKKTLPKEEKKQEGTLPWVSRCQASTRQLTAGRAPNDDPSVLPPSASNLSSKTLSTKCLLQTDEEALSLGSSRISCGPMMLTPDPCSTTPESSCELIPERGLKNDCGVLRSMSPALLEQIGGNLPPCATAGDKGRHHAWIGCKETPLRPQNSGKRLDWDLSTSDYQVVCPWRFGTTTLCLAWSSERAGKPGLSWATPRCAGQASGTSCPAT
- the Map3k21 gene encoding mitogen-activated protein kinase kinase kinase 21 isoform X1, whose amino-acid sequence is MALPGAEGTADTPRSPTRSDSGCSSSGMWAALYDYDARGEDELSLRRGQLVEVLSQDASVSGDEGWWAGQVQRRLGIFPASYVAPCGQVPPPASPPPRPCSPVHVDFELLELKELIGAGGFGQVYRATWQGQEVAVKAARRDPEQDAAAAAESVRREARLFAMLRHPNIIQLRGVCLRQPHLCLVLEFARGGALNRALAAAAPDPRAPGPRRALRIPPHVLVNWAVQIARGMLYLHEEAVVPILHRDLKSSNILLLEKIEHDDICNKTLKITDFGLAREWHRTTKMSAAGTYAWMAPEVIRSSLFSKGSDIWSYGVLLWELLTGEVPYRGIDGLAVAYGVAVNKLTLPIPSTCPEPFAKLMKECWEQDPHIRPSFALILQQLTEIEGALATEMPQESFHSMQEDWKLEIQQMFDELRTKEKELRSREEELSRAALQQKSQELELRRREQQLAEREIDVLERELNVLIFQLSQEAPHVKKRKGRFRRGRLRLKDGHRISLPSDFQHKITVQASPTLDKRRSSDSRLCSPPSSPLMLPRLRAIQLTSDESHKTWGRNAVFRQEDFEDAKRNFKKKGCTWGPSSIQGKERPEGRDRVRPLSDGNSPWSSLLIKSQKTTPLASLFVDQPGSCEELKLAPDGLEHRKPKQLKFPGQAYVGLPLCKDSQRVHPVEAESQEEGPSKGSPVNHVGAPLLRKKTESALCECGGLLASLALGVDVRKLHGAQALKKTLPKEEKKQEGTLPWVSRCQASTRQLTAGRAPNDDPSVLPPSASNLSSKTLSTKCLLQTDEEALSLGSSRISCGPMMLTPDPCSTTPESSCELIPERGLKNDCGVLRSMSPALLEQIGGNLPPCATAGDKGRHHAWIGCKETPLRPQSAPGDSGLPHSASPGPQSELASQGSPGQPQGVLAKHQARPAPPHNPHTASLRTTSPPAWASDMERAVPGLACLLSAQERSRCKAPSLLDANVEGQSRDCTVPLCRVKSVACPPPIYALEKDFLT